In Sorghum bicolor cultivar BTx623 chromosome 8, Sorghum_bicolor_NCBIv3, whole genome shotgun sequence, one genomic interval encodes:
- the LOC110437484 gene encoding serine carboxypeptidase 1-like, translated as MARGGSTAAPPPLPPLLLLLVVVVVSSAFFARCCHAAPPGALVTSVPGYTAGSGALPSKHYAGYVTVDEAHGRRLFYYLVESERDPAKDPVVLWLNGGPGCSSFDGFVYEHGPFNFEAGGSAGSLPKLHLNPYSWSKVSSVIYLDSPAGVGLSYSKNVSDYETGDLKTAADSHTFLLKWFQLYPEFLKNPFYIAGESYAGVYVPTLSHEVVKGIHKGDKPTINFKGYMVGNGVCDTVFDGNALVPFAHGMALISESIYKEANTACQGSYWNSSSAKCDDALSKVDTALDGLNIYDILEPCYHGTNTKEGIPQSNKLPPSFKDLGVTSKPLPVRNRMHGRAWPLRAPVRDGRVPSWQELAASVPRGVPCMSDEVATAWLNNDNVRSAIHAEPVSSIGPWQLCTDKIDFDHDAGSMIIYHKNLTSQGYRALIYSGDHDMCVPHTGTEAWTASLGYGIIDSWRQWIVNEQVAGYTQGYENGLTFTTIKGSGHTVPEYKPQESLAFYSRWLNGTKL; from the exons ATGGCACGCGGCGGCTCTACCGCGGCTCCTCCACCCCtcccgccgctgctgctgctgctggtggtagTAGTGGTGTCCTCGGCCTTTTTCGCTCGCTGCTGCCACGCCGCGCCGCCGGGTGCACTGGTGACGAGCGTCCCGGGGTACACGGCGGGCAGCGGCGCGCTGCCGTCGAAGCACTACGCCGGGTACGTGACGGTGGACGAGGCGCACGGCAGGAGGCTCTTCTACTACCTGGTGGAGTCCGAGCGTGACCCCGCCAAGGACCCCGTCGTGCTGTGGCTCAACGGCGGGCCTGGCTGCTCCAGCTTCGACGGCTTCGTCTACGAGCACG GACCATTCAACTTTGAGGCAGGAGGGTCAGCTGGAAGCTTGCCAAAGCTTCATCTCAACCCTTATAGCTGGTCTAAG GTGTCTAGTGTGATATACTTGGACTCCCCTGCTGGTGTTGGGCTGTCTTACTCCAAGAATGTTTCAGATTATGAAACTGGTGATCTTAAGACTGCTGCTGATTCGCATACTTTTCTTCTCAAG TGGTTCCAACTCTACCCTGAGTTCTTGAAAAATCCATTTTATATAGCTGGAGAGTCATATGCTGGAGTTTATGTCCCTACCCTTTCACATGAAGTTGTCAAAG GAATCCACAAAGGAGATAAGCCAACTATAAACTTTAAG GGCTACATGGTTGGCAATGGTGTATGCGACACCGTCTTTGATGGTAACGCTCTTGTGCCATTTGCACACGGAATGGCTCTAATTTCAGAGAGTATATACAAG GAAGCCAACACTGCATGTCAAGGAAGTTACTGGAATTCTAGTAGTGCAAAATGCGACGATGCGCTGTCAAAAGTCGATACG GCACTTGATGGATTAAATATTTATGACATTCTTGAGCCATGCTACCATGGTACAAACACCAAAGAAGGTATCCCACAAAGTAACAAACTTCCTCCAAGTTTCAAAGATCTTGGTGTAACTAGCAAGCCCCTTCCAGTAAGAAATAGAATGCATGGACGGGCCTGGCCTTTGAGAGCTCCTGTAAGAGATGGGCGTGTTCCATCATGGCAGGAGCTAGCTGCATCAGTTCCCCGTGGAGTTCCATGTATG AGTGATGAAGTTGCAACAGCATGGCTAAACAATGATAACGTCAGATCTGCGATTCATGCTGAACCA GTCAGTTCAATTGGACCCTGGCAATTATGCACAGATAAAATAGATTTTGATCATGATGCTGGGAGTATGATAATTTATCACAAGAACCTTACAAGCCAGGGTTATCGTGCTTTGATTTACAG CGGTGACCATGATATGTGCGTACCTCACACTGGGACTGAAGCATGGACTGCATCTTTAGGCTACGGCATCATTGATTCATGGCGACAATGGATTGTTAATGAACAAGTAGCTGG GTACACCCAAGGATATGAAAACGGCCTTACTTTCACCACGATTAAG GGTTCTGGGCACACAGTTCCTGAGTATAAACCACAGGAATCATTGGCTTTCTATAGCCGTTGGCTTAATGGTACTAAGCTGTGA